From the Alphaproteobacteria bacterium LSUCC0719 genome, one window contains:
- a CDS encoding ABC transporter ATP-binding protein: MDIELRGISKSFGPVRANQDINLDIRAGEVLGLLGENGAGKSTLMNILSGLYSADSGDILIDGQPVVFTGPGDSIASGIGMVHQHFMLVPVFSVVENVILGVEPTAAADFLDLDAARAQVQDINTRYGMEVPTDARIEDLPVGIQQRVEILKVLFRSADVLILDEPTAVLTPQEVEEFFTIVRALRDAGKGIVFITHKLHEILEIADRVSVLRQGQIVGHGDPATFSEADLAEMMVGRPVSFSVERAETTPGDAVLTLAGVGIFDHSQDARLVDIDMTVHGGEVVGIAGVQGNGQTELVEAITGLSSVTTGDIDFAGQNITRASVRQRHRMGIAHIPEDRHKSGMVGNFTVAENMVLNSYYDESVTSGVQIDWRRVHARAASACLTYDVRTPSVFLGAGSLSGGNQQKMVVARELERDVKLIVASQPTRGVDVGSIEYIHQQLIACRDRGNAVLIISSELDEILDLSDRIYVMFEGRIAAEFDNRGGGADRNAIGLAMAGVRQGDAA, from the coding sequence TCTGTCCGGGCTGTACAGCGCGGATTCCGGCGATATTCTCATTGACGGACAACCGGTGGTCTTTACCGGGCCGGGCGACAGCATCGCCAGTGGCATCGGCATGGTGCATCAGCATTTCATGCTGGTACCCGTCTTCAGTGTTGTCGAGAACGTCATTCTCGGCGTGGAACCGACAGCCGCTGCCGACTTTCTGGATCTTGACGCCGCGCGTGCGCAGGTGCAGGACATCAACACCCGGTACGGCATGGAGGTGCCAACCGACGCGCGGATCGAGGATTTGCCTGTCGGCATCCAGCAACGGGTGGAAATCCTGAAAGTTCTCTTCAGATCGGCGGATGTGCTGATCCTTGATGAACCGACAGCCGTGCTGACACCGCAGGAGGTGGAGGAATTCTTCACCATCGTGCGGGCGCTTCGCGATGCCGGCAAGGGCATTGTCTTCATCACCCACAAGCTGCACGAGATTCTTGAAATTGCCGACAGGGTCAGCGTTCTGCGTCAGGGGCAAATTGTCGGGCATGGCGACCCTGCCACCTTTTCCGAGGCCGACCTTGCCGAGATGATGGTCGGAAGGCCCGTCAGCTTTTCGGTTGAGCGCGCCGAAACCACACCGGGGGACGCTGTGCTGACTCTTGCCGGGGTCGGCATTTTCGATCACAGCCAGGATGCCAGGCTTGTCGATATCGACATGACGGTGCATGGCGGCGAGGTTGTCGGCATTGCCGGTGTTCAGGGAAATGGCCAGACCGAGCTTGTCGAGGCGATTACCGGCCTGTCCTCCGTGACCACCGGCGACATCGACTTTGCCGGACAGAACATCACCCGTGCCAGCGTTCGCCAGCGCCACAGGATGGGAATCGCGCATATTCCCGAGGACCGCCACAAATCGGGAATGGTCGGCAATTTCACCGTCGCCGAAAATATGGTGCTGAACAGCTATTATGATGAAAGCGTCACTTCGGGCGTACAGATCGACTGGCGCCGGGTCCATGCCCGCGCCGCCAGTGCCTGTCTGACCTATGATGTCCGCACGCCAAGTGTGTTTCTTGGCGCTGGCAGCCTGTCGGGTGGCAATCAGCAGAAGATGGTGGTGGCACGGGAACTGGAGCGTGATGTGAAGCTGATTGTCGCCTCGCAGCCGACCCGGGGCGTCGATGTCGGGTCGATCGAATATATCCACCAACAGCTCATCGCCTGTCGTGACCGTGGCAATGCGGTATTGATCATTTCCTCGGAACTTGACGAGATCCTCGACCTGTCGGACCGCATCTATGTGATGTTCGAAGGCCGGATTGCGGCCGAGTTCGATAATCGTGGCGGCGGTGCCGACCGCAACGCCATCGGGCTTGCCATGGCCGGTGTGCGGCAGGGGGACGCCGCATGA